The Rhopalosiphum maidis isolate BTI-1 chromosome 1, ASM367621v3, whole genome shotgun sequence genome has a segment encoding these proteins:
- the LOC113549168 gene encoding leucine-rich repeat-containing protein 24-like — protein sequence MARRWHLWLAAAVLAVASATLVRADACPDACQCKWKGGKQSVECRDKSLITVPTGIDTVTQVLDVSGNNLQILPGSAFARLGLLNLQRVYLSRCRIGLIDSRALKGLTNAVELDLSGNMLTTVPTDTLVDVPLLRDLSLAGNPIQRVGAEAFRHCTGLVRLDLSGCELHEIAAGAFVGIDQLELLKLNNNRLTELMAGTVATLHKVHGVELHDNPWHCDCRMRPVKVWLTDNNVPTTVDPACATGPGRVANRTFSALAADDFACQPDILQQDDQTVHAATGDNASVSCRVQSSPAAKVSWYWNGRPLANNTAFGPFQRVFMTDDRTATGGGTGHSSLLLTNVQPSDSGQFLCVAENRAGRAEANFTLVVTRLGGLAFLANGQVAGLSVFLVFLIVTILLVIVYLLVRIKRLPPASTRSDGKPHQLVTTAASATSNGTAAVVVQVKQPASGPNTAPAAATTVVASPVVAVPGGPYGGYGNAFDHTLAAEAVVGGIRRPEKLTELSFAADHYEATGFGHNGVLDTGRTVLYRSQASNPDLIVDAPEQQPPQPPSAAHHQPARRSASGEYRRTADDSLYSPGFWTASDAAANDRTPIIEKSPPLPAVGASVRETVAAPPDPKAASLRVWKHGVQVMPPLSALKRALNKGSPDEGYQEGCGTDV from the coding sequence ATGGCCCGCCGGTGGCATCTGTGGCTGGCGGCCGCGGTGCTGGCGGTCGCCAGCGCGACTCTGGTCCGGGCCGACGCTTGCCCGGACGCGTGCCAGTGCAAGTGGAAGGGCGGCAAGCAGAGCGTCGAGTGCCGCGACAAGTCGCTGATCACCGTGCCGACGGGCATCGACACGGTAACGCAGGTGCTGGACGTGTCCGGCAACAATCTGCAGATACTTCCGGGAAGCGCGTTCGCTCGGCTCGGGTTGCTCAACCTGCAGCGCGTGTACTTGTCCCGGTGCCGGATCGGGCTGATCGACAGCCGGGCGCTCAAGGGCCTGACCAACGCCGTGGAGCTCGACCTGTCCGGAAACATGCTGACCACGGTGCCCACGGACACGCTGGTCGACGTACCGCTGCTCCGGGACCTGTCGCTGGCTGGCAACCCCATACAGCGCGTCGGGGCCGAAGCGTTCCGGCACTGCACCGGTCTCGTCCGGTTAGACCTGTCGGGATGCGAGTTACACGAGATCGCGGCGGGCGCGTTCGTGGGCATCGACCAGCTGGAGCTGCTCAAGCTGAACAACAACCGACTGACGGAGCTAATGGCCGGCACGGTGGCCACGCTGCACAAGGTGCACGGCGTCGAGCTGCACGACAACCCGTGGCACTGCGACTGCCGCATGAGGCCGGTCAAAGTGTGGCTGACCGACAATAACGTGCCGACGACTGTCGATCCGGCGTGCGCCACTGGCCCGGGTCGCGTGGCCAACCGCACGTTCTCCGCGCTGGCCGCCGACGACTTTGCGTGCCAGCCCGACATTCTGCAGCAGGACGACCAAACCGTGCACGCGGCTACCGGCGACAACGCGTCAGTATCGTGTCGCGTCCAATCGTCGCCGGCCGCCAAGGTTTCGTGGTACTGGAACGGCCGGCCGTTGGCCAACAACACGGCGTTTGGCCCGTTTCAACGGGTGTTCATGACCGACGACCGGACGGCCACGGGCGGTGGCACCGGCCACAGTTCACTGCTGCTCACAAACGTCCAGCCGTCCGACTCGGGACAGTTCTTGTGCGTGGCCGAGAACCGGGCCGGCCGGGCCGAGGCTAACTTCACGCTGGTCGTCACCCGGCTCGGTGGCCTTGCGTTCTTGGCCAACGGCCAGGTGGCCGGCCTCAGCGTGTTCCTGGTGTTCCTCATAGTCACCATACTGCTGGTCATCGTTTACCTTCTGGTCCGGATCAAGCGACTACCACCCGCGTCAACTCGGTCCGACGGTAAACCGCACCAGCTGGTCACTACCGCGGCATCGGCCACCAGCAATGGCACGGCCGCCGTTGTGGTACAGGTCAAGCAGCCCGCGTCAGGCCCAAACACCGCTCCGGCCGCAGCCACTACGGTGGTCGCGTCGCCAGTGGTGGCGGTGCCGGGCGGCCCGTACGGTGGATACGGCAACGCGTTCGACCACACGTTGGCCGCGGAGGCTGTGGTCGGCGGGATCAGGAGACCCGAAAAGCTCACCGAACTGTCGTTCGCGGCCGACCACTACGAGGCCACCGGTTTCGGCCACAACGGCGTGCTCGACACCGGCCGGACTGTGCTGTACCGGAGCCAAGCGTCCAATCCGGACCTAATAGTGGACGCGCCCGAACAGCAGCCACCTCAGCCACCGAGCGCTGCACACCATCAGCCGGCCAGGAGGTCGGCGAGCGGCGAGTACAGGAGGACGGCTGACGATTCGCTTTACTCGCCCGGTTTTTGGACGGCGTCGGACGCAGCGGCCAACGACCGGACGCCGATCATAGAGAAGTCGCCGCCACTACCCGCGGTCGGCGCGAGCGTCAGAGAAACGGTGGCCGCGCCGCCGGATCCTAAGGCGGCCAGTCTCAGGGTGTGGAAACACGGGGTGCAAGTGATGCCGCCACTGAGCGCGCTCAAGCGGGCCTTGAACAAGGGGTCGCCGGACGAAGGATACCAGGAAGGATGCGGAACCGACGTCTGA